In Alkalihalobacillus sp. TS-13, the following are encoded in one genomic region:
- a CDS encoding carbohydrate ABC transporter permease — MKNHIASRSIYYLIAFVFAVISVYPILLMVYSSFKTNAEIFKNPLSIPKSFSLEPYQKLLEQIPFFTFFWNSVFVSAVSVIFILLFGSLAAFYIARYSFWWNNYLFFFFLIGMMIPIKLGIVPLFMLMKDLSLINSLWSLVFLYTATGIPLSILILTGFFRTMPKELEEAARMDGATDIKVFWHVLLPIMRPALGTVMIINFIQSWNDFFFPLVFITDEMKKTIPVGMLSLFGEYSADWGALFAGLTLSSLPMIVLFFIASKQFMDGLTAGAVK, encoded by the coding sequence ATGAAAAACCATATCGCATCCAGATCCATCTATTATTTAATCGCATTCGTCTTTGCGGTGATCAGTGTATACCCCATCCTGTTGATGGTTTATTCTTCCTTCAAGACGAATGCTGAAATTTTTAAGAATCCGTTGTCGATTCCGAAATCTTTCAGTCTTGAACCCTATCAAAAGCTCCTTGAGCAAATACCGTTCTTCACTTTCTTCTGGAACAGTGTTTTTGTCAGTGCGGTATCAGTCATTTTCATTCTCTTGTTCGGATCGCTCGCAGCTTTTTACATTGCGAGATATTCATTCTGGTGGAATAACTATTTGTTCTTCTTTTTCTTGATCGGTATGATGATTCCGATCAAATTGGGGATCGTACCTTTGTTCATGCTGATGAAGGATTTGAGTCTCATCAATTCCCTATGGTCACTCGTGTTCCTTTATACAGCAACTGGAATTCCATTATCCATCTTGATTTTGACCGGTTTTTTCCGAACCATGCCTAAAGAGTTGGAAGAAGCAGCCCGTATGGATGGGGCGACAGATATCAAGGTTTTCTGGCATGTGTTGCTTCCGATCATGAGACCTGCGCTTGGAACTGTGATGATCATTAATTTCATCCAATCGTGGAATGATTTCTTTTTCCCTTTAGTATTCATTACTGATGAAATGAAGAAGACGATTCCGGTCGGGATGCTTTCGTTATTCGGTGAATATTCTGCGGATTGGGGAGCGTTATTCGCAGGATTGACGCTCTCTTCTTTACCGATGATCGTCCTGTTTTTCATCGCTTCCAAACAATTCATGGATGGTCTGACAGCAGGAGCGGTCAAATAG
- the murQ gene encoding N-acetylmuramic acid 6-phosphate etherase: MNKNMLTEQRNKESEKLDTFSVQEIIQVVNREDKTVADSVERSIPQITKAIEKIVEVMERGGRLYYIGAGTSGRLGILDASECPPTFGVADDLVNGIIAGGDEALRTAIENAEDNEMAGRNDVEDVVTEKDAVVGITSSGRTPYVIGGVRKAAQIGALTAGLSCNPNAELSRCVRYPIEILVGPEVVTGSTRLKAGTAQKMVLNMISTTVMIKLGKVYGNLMVNVQATNEKLRHRVVHIIQEVTGVDEKTAQKYSNSAKGDARAAILMIMFQIPYEKAREALKENNEHFPKAMKSLVER; the protein is encoded by the coding sequence ATCAATAAAAACATGTTAACAGAGCAACGGAATAAGGAATCAGAAAAGCTGGATACCTTTTCTGTCCAAGAAATTATTCAGGTCGTGAATCGTGAAGATAAAACTGTTGCCGATTCTGTGGAGAGAAGCATACCTCAAATCACAAAAGCCATTGAAAAAATCGTTGAAGTGATGGAAAGAGGAGGTAGATTATACTATATCGGAGCCGGGACAAGTGGCCGACTGGGAATACTGGATGCGTCGGAATGTCCGCCTACCTTCGGTGTGGCTGATGACTTAGTCAATGGGATCATTGCTGGCGGAGACGAAGCACTCAGGACGGCAATTGAGAATGCAGAAGATAATGAAATGGCAGGCAGGAATGATGTAGAGGATGTCGTTACAGAAAAGGATGCAGTTGTTGGGATCACTTCTAGCGGCAGGACCCCATACGTGATTGGCGGAGTCAGAAAAGCTGCACAAATCGGTGCGTTGACCGCAGGGTTATCTTGCAATCCCAACGCGGAATTAAGTCGGTGCGTTCGGTATCCGATCGAGATTTTGGTTGGGCCGGAAGTGGTGACAGGCTCGACGAGATTAAAGGCTGGTACTGCGCAAAAGATGGTCTTGAATATGATTTCGACGACTGTCATGATCAAGCTCGGAAAAGTGTATGGAAACCTGATGGTGAATGTGCAGGCAACCAACGAAAAACTGAGGCATCGAGTCGTCCACATCATCCAAGAGGTGACTGGGGTGGATGAAAAAACTGCACAGAAATATAGCAACTCCGCAAAAGGAGATGCACGAGCCGCGATTCTCATGATCATGTTCCAAATTCCCTATGAAAAAGCGAGAGAAGCGCTTAAGGAAAATAATGAACATTTTCCGAAGGCGATGAAAAGTTTGGTTGAAAGATAA
- a CDS encoding ABC transporter substrate-binding protein: MKRWFSLFLGVLLLLSLALAGCNSTGGSDSDSNGDDSSGDVLTIGSWRTEDKAAYDKIIEAFNEEHPDIKIEFKPSKNTEYDTILNTALQSGEGPDIIQLRPYAPGMELAKAGYLEPLDDLEGIDTFTDDTISAATSEDGKIYGVPLSLNSAQMFYNKKIFEEHGLEEPKTWDEFIDLNEKLKSEDVTPIALGTKEGWLLSLAHSIVGPAHYGAGEFVEQITSGDKTFTSDEFVSSLEAMDELKKYFPDNYEGLGMEDIRTLFFTEEAAMFPLGSWEIEVLREMNPELELGFFPMPSAEGKEPTMTTWVDGSYGINANSKNKEDAKKFLEFMTTEKFAKLFSDELARIPAVPGVETEDELVTAMAEASNTDSTPYMMLVHFNKGNPTTKATLETELQGMYLGKQSSKDVAEKLQGNAETYFEPFQ, encoded by the coding sequence ATGAAACGGTGGTTCAGTTTGTTTCTTGGGGTGCTCTTACTTTTGTCCCTTGCACTTGCAGGGTGCAATAGTACAGGCGGTAGCGACTCTGATAGCAACGGGGATGACTCCAGTGGTGATGTCCTGACGATCGGAAGCTGGAGAACGGAAGACAAGGCTGCCTATGACAAAATCATCGAGGCGTTTAATGAAGAACATCCAGACATCAAGATCGAGTTCAAGCCTTCAAAAAATACGGAATACGATACGATCCTCAATACAGCTCTACAAAGTGGCGAAGGACCTGATATCATCCAGCTCCGTCCATACGCACCTGGAATGGAACTTGCGAAAGCAGGGTACCTTGAGCCGCTTGATGATCTAGAGGGAATCGATACTTTTACGGATGATACGATTTCTGCTGCTACATCTGAAGACGGCAAAATCTATGGTGTCCCTTTGTCGCTGAATTCTGCGCAAATGTTCTACAACAAGAAAATCTTCGAGGAACATGGATTGGAAGAGCCGAAAACGTGGGATGAGTTCATCGATCTGAACGAAAAGCTGAAATCAGAAGATGTAACACCAATCGCACTCGGGACGAAAGAAGGCTGGCTATTATCATTAGCCCATTCGATTGTCGGTCCTGCACATTATGGGGCTGGCGAATTTGTAGAACAAATCACCTCAGGGGATAAAACATTCACGAGCGATGAATTTGTTTCTTCACTTGAGGCGATGGATGAGTTGAAGAAATACTTCCCGGATAATTACGAAGGTCTCGGGATGGAAGATATCCGTACGCTTTTCTTTACTGAAGAAGCTGCAATGTTCCCATTAGGAAGCTGGGAAATCGAGGTGCTTCGTGAAATGAATCCTGAGTTGGAGCTTGGATTCTTCCCAATGCCATCTGCTGAAGGTAAGGAACCTACCATGACGACCTGGGTGGATGGATCCTATGGAATCAATGCCAATTCGAAAAATAAAGAAGATGCGAAGAAATTTCTGGAGTTCATGACAACAGAAAAATTTGCAAAACTATTTTCGGATGAGTTGGCGCGGATCCCTGCAGTTCCAGGAGTAGAAACAGAAGATGAACTGGTCACTGCGATGGCTGAAGCATCCAATACGGATTCTACCCCTTACATGATGCTCGTTCATTTCAACAAAGGGAATCCGACAACGAAGGCGACACTTGAGACTGAACTTCAAGGGATGTATCTCGGAAAACAATCATCTAAAGATGTTGCTGAAAAGCTGCAAGGAAACGCTGAAACGTATTTCGAACCATTTCAATAA
- a CDS encoding carbohydrate ABC transporter permease, translated as MIIHLFPIPALAIYVTFIIYPLFAAFSYSLFDWQGIRRGAFIGFENFIALFTREPFNSMFWNAFENNIIYFLLEMVVQNGIAFMLAYIIYKKIRFAEFFKAAYFLPRLLSVIIVGFLWKLILNPNFGAMNVFLEKIGLESWAKAWLGDPDTALIAIILVNSWFGLGFAVLIFLAGLQGIPNDLIEAARLDGATGFKLIRKIILPLMIPSITIMTVLTFIHAFEAFELVYAMQGSMGEPYYSTDTLAVYFYRLAFGSGGANSAAIGLGSALAVVLFMIIATISALFLFVLRRREVQM; from the coding sequence ATGATCATCCATCTTTTTCCGATCCCCGCCCTCGCTATATATGTTACTTTCATCATTTATCCGTTGTTCGCTGCCTTTTCTTATAGCCTTTTTGATTGGCAGGGGATCAGAAGGGGTGCGTTCATCGGATTCGAAAATTTCATCGCTCTCTTTACTAGAGAACCTTTCAACAGTATGTTCTGGAATGCATTTGAAAATAACATCATCTACTTTCTATTAGAGATGGTAGTACAAAATGGGATCGCCTTCATGCTCGCCTATATCATTTATAAAAAAATCAGATTCGCGGAGTTTTTCAAGGCTGCTTATTTTTTACCCCGCTTACTGTCGGTCATTATCGTAGGTTTTTTGTGGAAGCTGATTCTGAACCCGAACTTCGGTGCCATGAATGTCTTTTTGGAAAAGATAGGGCTGGAAAGCTGGGCCAAGGCTTGGCTCGGTGACCCTGACACTGCTCTGATCGCAATCATTCTCGTAAACTCGTGGTTTGGTCTCGGGTTTGCAGTATTGATTTTCCTTGCTGGCTTACAGGGGATTCCAAATGATCTGATCGAGGCGGCTCGACTGGATGGAGCGACTGGATTCAAGTTGATCCGAAAAATCATCCTGCCATTGATGATCCCATCGATCACTATCATGACAGTACTGACTTTCATCCATGCATTTGAAGCATTCGAGCTCGTCTATGCGATGCAAGGCTCAATGGGTGAACCGTATTATTCCACGGATACATTAGCCGTCTATTTCTATAGATTAGCATTCGGTTCAGGAGGAGCAAATTCAGCAGCAATCGGTTTAGGTTCAGCATTGGCAGTCGTCCTGTTCATGATCATTGCGACAATTTCGGCGTTGTTTTTGTTTGTGTTGCGGAGGCGTGAGGTCCAAATGTAG
- a CDS encoding amylo-alpha-1,6-glucosidase, whose protein sequence is MLLQTDHKYQIRSGNLQFSFLNTGDLFEASHQSTMINQVQGNPIDGSLNNLYLRLFQNDEIKVIPLIGIHSNSKMAVAEFALKWSGVFENVHYEVSFILTDSGVWFWDVKLEGSGIEYDLIYGQDLGLADKGAVRSNEAYISQYTDHTVYEDAKRGFVVCSRQNQSMQSGFPYLQQGSLNEVKGFSTDGFQFFGTSYRETNEPEALSKESLANEIYQYEFAYIALQSERKSLKGKDRVVFYGLFKEDHPEAVTSLAFEDEILAAWKQVEGTEEIEFHPVEKISLSSEFGKPLQTVDMNEEEIHSLFPVRKHEEHQDGALLSFFTDTHEHVVLKGKERLVERPHGHILMSGHNDRLTENVMTTTSYMTGVFNSQLVVGNTSFNKMLTNTRNALNVMKTSGQRLYIEIDGTYHLLGIPSLFEIGFNYTRWFYKTEDDLIVVTNHTTVDTPEVRLNVRSEKGKAYRFLLSNQVTMNNNEFEVPFNVEQQGETIVYSAADNADSAQVFPELCYRMKVDGAEIKLTDEQIFSRGLEPKSTSLSVLDLSPSSDWTVTIQGLLHGEEMDFIQKDVAEEIEKYRRYYADVMNGFKLSTTASSSKQIDKLNTLSWWYTHNMLVHYSVPHGLEQYGGAAWGTRDVCQGPTEYFLATQNYESVREIIQTLYAHQYGDDGSWPQWFMFDQYFKIQAHESHGDVIVWPLKVVSDYVRATGDFGILKEEIPYTLRDGFNFSNEKETLIEHIKKQIDYIKSHFLHDTFLSSYDDGDWDDTLQPANQQLKKYMASSWTVALTYQVIHQLSKVLERVDHQEAIELKTLAFGIKEDYNRFMFKTDVLPGFLYMENRYQPELMIHPTDTKTGIDYRLIPMNRSIISELFTPEQAKSHYELIKEHLYCPDGVRLMNRPANYAGGVSTHFKRAEQAANFGREIGLQYVHAHIRFVEAMAKLGHGDEVWKGLEIINPIGLKDVVPNAELRQSNTYFSSSDGKFNTRYEAQERFDELRKGTVPVKGGWRIYSSGPGIYMNQLISNALGIRIEDGRLIIDPVLSDELNGLRFEFRVLDRPVAFIYSLDNEEKSVKVNGANVETETLLNRYREGGFAIKLEELEKHLNEDDNLIEISI, encoded by the coding sequence ATACTTTTACAAACTGATCATAAGTATCAAATCCGTTCAGGAAACCTGCAATTCTCTTTCTTAAATACCGGGGATCTTTTTGAAGCATCCCATCAATCCACGATGATCAACCAGGTACAAGGGAACCCGATTGACGGTTCCCTTAACAACCTATACCTTCGTCTTTTTCAAAATGACGAGATAAAAGTCATTCCGCTTATCGGCATCCACTCGAATAGTAAAATGGCTGTAGCAGAATTCGCTCTCAAATGGTCGGGTGTCTTTGAAAATGTCCACTATGAAGTCTCTTTCATTTTGACGGATTCAGGAGTCTGGTTCTGGGACGTTAAATTGGAGGGGTCAGGTATCGAGTATGATCTGATTTATGGGCAGGATCTCGGTTTGGCTGATAAAGGGGCAGTCCGTTCGAATGAAGCCTACATCTCCCAATATACGGATCACACCGTTTATGAGGATGCAAAGCGTGGGTTTGTCGTCTGCTCCCGTCAAAACCAGTCGATGCAATCCGGATTCCCTTACCTCCAACAAGGGTCATTGAATGAGGTGAAAGGATTTTCAACAGACGGGTTCCAATTTTTCGGCACCTCTTATCGTGAAACGAATGAACCCGAGGCGTTGTCCAAAGAATCACTAGCAAATGAAATCTACCAATACGAGTTCGCTTACATTGCTTTGCAATCAGAGCGCAAGTCACTTAAAGGAAAGGACCGCGTCGTCTTTTACGGACTCTTTAAAGAAGACCACCCCGAAGCCGTCACTTCCTTAGCATTTGAAGATGAAATCCTTGCTGCCTGGAAACAGGTCGAGGGAACGGAAGAAATAGAATTCCACCCTGTTGAAAAAATTTCGTTATCCTCAGAGTTCGGTAAACCTTTACAGACCGTAGACATGAATGAAGAAGAGATTCACAGCCTCTTCCCTGTCCGCAAGCACGAGGAACATCAAGATGGGGCATTGCTCTCGTTTTTCACAGACACGCATGAGCATGTCGTTTTAAAAGGAAAAGAACGACTCGTTGAACGTCCTCATGGACACATTCTGATGAGCGGCCATAACGACCGATTGACCGAAAATGTCATGACGACCACCTCTTATATGACTGGTGTGTTCAATTCCCAGCTCGTCGTCGGAAATACCTCGTTCAACAAAATGCTTACGAATACACGGAATGCATTGAACGTCATGAAAACATCCGGACAACGGCTTTATATCGAAATCGATGGTACGTATCATCTGCTCGGCATCCCGTCCCTTTTCGAAATCGGCTTTAATTACACCCGCTGGTTTTATAAAACAGAAGATGATCTGATTGTCGTGACGAACCATACGACCGTTGACACACCTGAAGTTCGTTTGAATGTCCGCTCTGAAAAAGGGAAAGCATATCGTTTCTTGTTATCCAATCAGGTTACGATGAACAACAATGAATTCGAAGTTCCCTTCAATGTCGAACAACAAGGAGAAACGATCGTTTACAGTGCAGCTGATAATGCAGACAGTGCACAAGTGTTTCCTGAACTTTGCTATCGAATGAAGGTGGACGGAGCTGAGATCAAGCTGACAGACGAACAGATCTTCTCTCGTGGTCTTGAGCCGAAATCCACTTCGTTATCCGTATTGGATCTTAGTCCTTCAAGTGATTGGACTGTAACGATCCAGGGCTTGCTTCATGGCGAAGAAATGGATTTCATTCAAAAAGATGTGGCAGAAGAGATTGAGAAATATCGCCGCTATTATGCTGACGTGATGAACGGGTTCAAACTCTCGACAACTGCTTCATCTTCAAAACAGATTGATAAACTGAACACCCTGTCCTGGTGGTACACGCATAACATGCTCGTCCACTATTCTGTCCCGCACGGTCTTGAACAGTACGGCGGTGCAGCATGGGGAACAAGGGATGTTTGCCAGGGTCCGACCGAATACTTCCTGGCCACACAAAATTATGAATCAGTCCGTGAAATCATCCAGACGCTTTATGCGCATCAATACGGAGATGATGGCAGCTGGCCGCAATGGTTCATGTTCGATCAATACTTCAAGATCCAGGCGCATGAAAGCCATGGTGATGTCATTGTCTGGCCGTTGAAGGTCGTGAGCGATTACGTCCGTGCTACAGGGGACTTTGGAATTTTAAAAGAAGAAATTCCTTATACTTTAAGAGATGGTTTCAATTTCAGCAATGAAAAAGAGACGCTGATCGAACATATTAAAAAGCAGATCGATTATATCAAGAGCCACTTTTTACACGATACGTTCTTGTCTTCATATGACGATGGGGATTGGGATGACACCCTGCAGCCAGCGAACCAGCAATTGAAAAAATACATGGCCAGCAGCTGGACAGTCGCCCTTACCTATCAAGTGATCCACCAGCTATCGAAAGTGCTGGAACGGGTCGATCATCAGGAAGCGATTGAGCTGAAAACACTGGCATTCGGCATTAAAGAAGACTATAACCGCTTCATGTTCAAGACAGATGTCCTGCCAGGTTTCCTTTACATGGAGAATAGATATCAGCCTGAATTGATGATCCACCCGACAGACACAAAGACCGGAATCGACTATCGGTTGATTCCGATGAATCGAAGCATCATCAGCGAGCTTTTCACACCCGAGCAAGCTAAGTCACATTATGAACTGATCAAAGAGCACCTCTATTGTCCAGATGGTGTCCGCTTGATGAACCGTCCAGCAAACTATGCAGGTGGAGTGAGTACGCATTTCAAACGTGCAGAACAAGCCGCGAATTTCGGACGGGAAATCGGATTGCAATACGTCCATGCGCATATCCGTTTTGTGGAGGCGATGGCAAAGCTTGGTCACGGGGATGAGGTCTGGAAAGGGCTTGAAATCATCAACCCAATCGGATTGAAGGATGTCGTACCGAATGCGGAATTGCGCCAGAGCAACACCTATTTCAGCAGTTCGGACGGAAAATTCAATACACGCTATGAAGCTCAGGAACGGTTTGATGAACTTCGTAAAGGCACCGTTCCAGTCAAAGGTGGATGGCGCATCTATTCAAGCGGTCCTGGGATTTATATGAATCAACTAATCTCGAATGCTCTTGGTATCCGTATAGAAGATGGTCGTTTGATCATTGACCCGGTTCTATCGGATGAACTGAACGGACTGAGGTTCGAGTTCAGGGTTCTCGATCGTCCGGTAGCCTTCATCTATTCACTCGATAACGAAGAAAAGTCGGTCAAGGTAAACGGAGCCAATGTCGAAACTGAAACTCTTTTGAACCGTTACCGTGAAGGCGGATTTGCTATTAAACTGGAAGAGCTGGAAAAACACCTGAACGAAGATGATAACCTGATAGAAATTTCGATTTAA
- the bglX gene encoding beta-glucosidase BglX gives MSEQLTSLVNKMTLDEKIAQLIQLAAPFYKGASNEGQITGPMAEMGITKDVVNNSGSVLGASGAEMTRKIQQTHLEENRLGIPLLFMSDIIHGYKTIFPVPLAIGCSWDLELAENSAKIAAKEAAVSGVHVTFSPMVDLVRDPRWGRVMESTGEDPYLNSEFARAFVRGYQGEDLTSDNHRVAACVKHFAAYGAPEGGRDYNTVDMSERQLREYYLPAYKAALDEGCEMVMTAFNILDGIPATGNKKLMRDLLREEWSFDGVVISDWGAVKELIPHGIAADEKEAALKALTAGVDIEMMTPCYVDHLKELVEENVLSESLIDEAVLRILELKQKLGLFDNPYRGTDEELEKEIVFSSSHRQAAHELATKSAVLLKNEGVLPLKKEQKVALIGPFAENNDLLGPWSWIGSREDAVTLSDGIKTKLDSQNLSIAKGSEVEAVSQDQIDEALQAAKDADVIVLALGEDSGMSGEAGCRADIRLPQAQLDLIQALKELKQPIVAVLFNGRPLDLHGVADQADAVLEAWYPGSEAGSAVADLLYGDANPSGRLTMSFPYSVGQVPVYYNSYNTGRPKGAPDAQVRYVSQYLDIPNEPLFPFGYGLSYTTFSYSDATLSNDVLKADETLKLTVDVTNNGDVSGEEVVQLYVRDVSGEVVRPMKELKGFKKISLAPGETAQVTFTLSEKQLRYYHSDLRFESDPGDFVAYIGSNSRDVSAHPFKLEK, from the coding sequence ATGAGCGAACAGCTTACTTCACTTGTAAACAAGATGACGTTAGACGAAAAGATTGCGCAATTGATCCAATTGGCTGCCCCATTTTACAAAGGTGCTTCAAATGAAGGGCAAATCACCGGTCCAATGGCTGAAATGGGTATCACAAAGGATGTCGTAAACAATAGCGGTTCCGTATTAGGAGCTTCCGGAGCCGAAATGACGAGGAAGATTCAACAAACTCATTTAGAAGAGAATCGGTTAGGAATTCCATTGTTGTTCATGTCGGATATCATCCATGGGTACAAAACAATATTCCCAGTTCCGCTAGCCATCGGTTGTTCATGGGATTTGGAGTTGGCAGAAAACAGCGCAAAAATTGCAGCTAAAGAAGCTGCCGTATCGGGTGTTCATGTTACATTCTCCCCAATGGTCGACTTGGTTCGTGATCCACGCTGGGGTCGGGTAATGGAATCGACTGGTGAAGATCCATACTTGAATAGTGAATTCGCACGCGCTTTTGTACGTGGATATCAGGGTGAGGATCTTACGAGTGACAACCATCGTGTCGCAGCTTGTGTTAAACATTTCGCTGCTTATGGTGCTCCTGAAGGCGGCCGTGATTACAATACTGTCGATATGTCCGAAAGACAACTGCGCGAATACTATTTGCCAGCCTATAAAGCTGCACTAGATGAAGGTTGTGAAATGGTCATGACAGCCTTCAATATTTTAGACGGCATTCCTGCAACAGGTAACAAAAAATTGATGCGCGATCTTCTCCGTGAAGAGTGGAGCTTCGACGGCGTCGTCATCTCGGATTGGGGTGCAGTGAAAGAACTGATTCCTCATGGGATAGCGGCAGATGAAAAAGAAGCTGCACTCAAAGCGTTGACTGCAGGTGTGGACATTGAAATGATGACACCTTGTTATGTCGATCACTTGAAAGAATTAGTTGAAGAAAATGTGCTCAGCGAGAGTTTGATCGATGAAGCTGTTCTTAGAATTCTAGAATTGAAACAAAAACTAGGACTATTTGACAACCCGTACCGAGGGACCGATGAAGAATTAGAAAAAGAGATCGTCTTTTCTTCTTCCCACCGTCAGGCTGCTCACGAGCTGGCAACAAAATCAGCAGTACTGTTGAAAAATGAAGGTGTCCTCCCGCTCAAAAAAGAACAGAAAGTTGCACTGATCGGACCATTCGCAGAAAACAACGATCTCCTTGGACCGTGGTCATGGATTGGTTCAAGAGAGGATGCAGTAACACTAAGCGATGGGATCAAAACGAAGCTCGACTCTCAGAACCTTTCAATCGCTAAAGGAAGTGAAGTAGAAGCGGTATCACAAGACCAAATTGATGAAGCTCTTCAAGCTGCAAAAGATGCCGATGTCATCGTCCTTGCCCTTGGTGAAGATTCTGGAATGAGCGGAGAGGCTGGATGCCGGGCAGATATTCGTTTGCCGCAAGCACAGCTTGATCTGATCCAGGCTTTAAAAGAGTTGAAACAACCTATCGTCGCAGTCTTGTTCAATGGACGGCCGCTGGATTTACACGGTGTTGCTGATCAAGCGGATGCAGTACTAGAAGCCTGGTATCCTGGTTCTGAAGCGGGCTCAGCAGTCGCTGATCTGTTGTATGGTGATGCGAACCCATCTGGGCGATTGACCATGTCCTTCCCTTATTCTGTCGGTCAGGTACCGGTCTATTATAACAGTTACAATACGGGACGTCCGAAGGGTGCGCCTGACGCACAAGTCCGCTATGTCTCACAATACCTGGATATTCCGAATGAACCGCTCTTCCCATTCGGCTATGGATTAAGCTACACGACTTTTTCATACAGTGATGCCACATTATCCAATGATGTCTTAAAGGCAGATGAAACATTGAAATTGACCGTCGATGTCACGAATAACGGGGATGTGAGTGGTGAAGAAGTGGTTCAGCTTTATGTCCGCGACGTTTCTGGAGAAGTCGTCCGCCCGATGAAAGAGCTGAAAGGATTCAAGAAGATTTCGCTTGCTCCTGGTGAAACGGCGCAAGTCACGTTCACTTTATCGGAAAAACAGCTTCGCTACTATCATTCGGACCTTCGTTTCGAAAGTGATCCGGGAGATTTCGTCGCTTACATCGGATCGAACAGCCGAGACGTCAGTGCACATCCGTTCAAACTAGAAAAATAG
- a CDS encoding MurR/RpiR family transcriptional regulator: MLKGGLISIQECMPSLKPSERKVAEYILTNPGEVVNLSVQKLAKRTQVSEATIIRLSRALSYKGFQELKLRIAGDLAQFNNNNHSYQEIPTNGSIASMIGTISHNNIQSINDTLSVLSLEQVEAAVDVLSKARKIAIYGIGASAVIAQDFKQKLTRINRWCEAAFDFDTQGTISANLTDADAAFGISYSGRTKDVIESLKIAKEKGAKTISLTKFGTNPVADLTDINLFTSSLEQSIRSGAMSSRISQLNVIDILYIGMTSRKYDESIDALERTRKAVQVSKQMD, from the coding sequence ATGTTAAAAGGTGGATTAATCAGCATCCAAGAATGTATGCCTTCCTTGAAGCCCTCTGAACGGAAAGTGGCTGAATATATTTTGACCAACCCTGGCGAAGTAGTGAACTTATCCGTCCAGAAGCTTGCGAAAAGGACACAAGTCAGTGAAGCGACGATCATCCGCCTTTCAAGAGCCCTCAGCTATAAAGGATTTCAGGAATTGAAACTGAGGATTGCAGGTGATCTTGCCCAATTCAATAACAATAACCATTCCTATCAGGAAATACCGACTAACGGTTCGATAGCTTCCATGATCGGGACGATTTCACATAACAACATCCAATCCATCAATGATACCCTTTCAGTCCTTTCTCTTGAACAGGTTGAAGCGGCTGTGGACGTATTGAGCAAAGCCAGGAAAATTGCTATATACGGCATTGGGGCTTCAGCAGTCATTGCACAGGATTTCAAGCAGAAACTGACAAGAATCAATCGTTGGTGTGAAGCGGCGTTCGACTTTGATACCCAGGGGACGATCAGTGCGAATTTGACAGACGCAGATGCTGCATTCGGCATTTCTTATTCAGGAAGGACAAAAGATGTAATTGAATCCTTGAAGATCGCAAAAGAAAAGGGAGCCAAAACGATTTCACTGACGAAATTCGGTACTAATCCTGTAGCCGACCTTACGGATATTAATCTGTTCACAAGTTCATTGGAGCAGAGTATCCGAAGTGGAGCAATGAGTTCCCGGATCTCCCAGTTGAATGTGATCGACATTTTATATATCGGAATGACGAGCAGGAAATATGATGAAAGCATTGATGCACTCGAAAGGACAAGAAAAGCGGTGCAAGTATCAAAGCAAATGGATTGA